In Fimbriimonadales bacterium, the following are encoded in one genomic region:
- a CDS encoding prepilin-type N-terminal cleavage/methylation domain-containing protein, which translates to MKERKGFTLIELLVVIAIIAILAAILFPVLTRAKEAARKTSCASNLSQIAKAWGMYNSDFDETCMRANIANGNKTIYWWGSWDGEKLRENEGLLYPYMNNRAIQACPSFENFLRTVLGYTGYAYNYAYLSPSEYQPPDWTEVPIPVFTHQIQDPANTIAFADSARINNWDYDKATLEGNAYLDPPSFNYPGFHARHNEMGNTVWCDGHAKTLRPKYRSGTFGYGFQAEDFVKNNLGDLDEDGNFTTDEWFDLK; encoded by the coding sequence ATGAAAGAAAGAAAAGGTTTTACGCTGATCGAGCTTCTCGTCGTTATCGCAATCATCGCTATTCTCGCGGCAATTTTGTTCCCCGTTCTCACGCGCGCGAAAGAGGCGGCGAGGAAGACGAGTTGCGCTTCGAATCTATCGCAAATCGCTAAAGCATGGGGAATGTACAATTCCGACTTCGACGAAACTTGCATGCGCGCAAACATCGCAAACGGAAACAAGACGATTTATTGGTGGGGGAGTTGGGACGGAGAAAAATTGCGCGAAAACGAAGGATTGCTCTATCCCTACATGAACAATCGCGCTATTCAAGCGTGCCCTTCGTTCGAAAATTTCCTCCGAACGGTGTTGGGATATACGGGCTACGCATACAATTATGCTTATTTGAGCCCTTCTGAATATCAACCACCGGACTGGACGGAGGTTCCGATTCCGGTTTTTACCCATCAAATCCAAGACCCAGCGAACACGATAGCATTCGCCGATTCCGCTCGCATCAACAATTGGGATTACGATAAAGCGACGTTAGAGGGCAATGCTTACCTCGACCCCCCCTCCTTCAATTATCCGGGGTTTCACGCACGGCATAACGAGATGGGAAATACGGTTTGGTGCGACGGACATGCGAAAACGCTTAGACCGAAATATCGCTCCGGCACTTTCGGCTATGGCTTTCAGGCAGAGGATTTCGTGAAGAACAACTTAGGAGATTTAGACGAAGACGGAAATTTCACTACGGACGAATGGTTCGATTTGAAGTAA
- a CDS encoding class II aldolase/adducin family protein yields the protein MSQHKNRYPSETALRFEMCRIAKRLWERGLIGASEGNVSCRFDENHLLITPCGVIKGDLEPHQLVVTDLHGKPISYGEPSSEFRMHIRIYRELPECFAVVHAHPPTATGFAIAGKTIPHESLPEVEIVLGKVALVPFATPGTDEMGNVLVPFLQSHKTFLLRNHGAVTIGGSLEEAYIRMETLERIAHMLFVAHVMQKES from the coding sequence ATGAGTCAACATAAAAATAGATATCCTTCAGAGACGGCTTTGCGGTTTGAGATGTGTCGAATCGCAAAAAGGTTATGGGAAAGAGGACTTATAGGTGCCTCCGAAGGAAACGTCTCCTGCCGATTCGACGAAAATCATCTTTTGATTACGCCTTGCGGAGTTATCAAAGGCGATTTGGAGCCACATCAACTCGTCGTAACCGATTTGCACGGTAAACCGATTTCTTATGGAGAGCCTTCTTCGGAATTTCGAATGCACATTCGAATTTATCGAGAACTGCCGGAATGTTTTGCCGTCGTCCATGCGCATCCACCGACTGCCACCGGATTCGCTATTGCAGGAAAGACGATTCCTCATGAAAGTCTTCCCGAAGTCGAAATTGTTTTGGGGAAAGTTGCGTTAGTTCCATTCGCTACGCCGGGGACAGATGAAATGGGGAATGTTTTAGTTCCCTTCTTGCAGTCGCATAAAACGTTCCTTTTGCGCAACCACGGAGCGGTTACGATAGGGGGTTCTTTAGAAGAGGCATATATTCGGATGGAAACTTTAGAACGAATTGCCCATATGCTTTTCGTAGCCCACGTGATGCAAAAGGAATCGTAG